The genome window CGCAGCCGCGGCACTGGACCGGGTCGATCTCGGCCACTCCGTCGAGGTTGATCCGCGGGACGGTGAAGGGGCAGACGCGGACGCAGGTCAGGCAGGCGGCGCAGCGGTCGGGGTCGACCGTGGCGACGACCCCGCCGACAGTCAGGACCTCCTGGGCCAG of Bacillota bacterium contains these proteins:
- a CDS encoding 4Fe-4S binding protein, yielding LAQEVLTVGGVVATVDPDRCAACLTCVRVCPFTVPRINLDGVAEIDPVQCRGCGTCAGECPGKAIQLPQYKDHQIAAMLRSLVAGGD